The genomic DNA TCTATTGCAAATTAGTGAGCTAATTGAAAAGCCTTCGAAAGAACAAGCTCCATCGAATTTGGCGATTATTGGGCGTTATATATTGACACCAGAAATTTTTCCATTGCTTGGGGAGAAGAACGTCGGCAAGGGAGGGGAAATCCAACTGACAGATGCACTTCAAAGGCTGAAGGCCATTCAAGCTGTTTACGCTTATAAATTTGAGGGGAAAAGATATGACGTTGGTGAACAATTGGGGTTTATCGAAACAACATTGGCTTTCGCACTTGCAAGGCCAGAATTGAAACAGGAAATTCATGGATTGATGAAAAGATTGTTGAGCGATGAAACATATGAGTCAATCCGATGATGCTTATTGTTGGAGGCATAGGAAATATGGTGAGTCGCTTTGTTGAAGAGTTAAGCTGGAAGCCAACGTACGATTTGTCTGACAGCATGGCGGTGGCATTCCAGCGAAGTGAAGTATCATTTGTAGTGGGGTGGGTTTTATTCCGACAGCTACCCCTTTAGTTTAGTACTTGAATAGATTCCATGATATCCTGCTCAATCATTTGAAGTGTAGCTTCTGCACTTGCAGCATCGTCTTTTCGTACGCCAAAATAGAATTTGCATTTTGGCTCAGTTCCGGAAGGTCTAATGCAAATCCATGAATCGTCCTCCAGCAAAAGTTTGAGCACATCTGCCTCTGGGAGCGTCAAAGGTTCCACGACTCCGCTACTAAAACGGCGTGTTCGTAATTGATAGTCCTCGATTGCTATGACGGATATTCCAGCGATGGACTGTGGGGGATGTGTTCGAAATGTTCGCATGAGCTGTTCAATTTTCTGTTGGCCTTGCTTACCTTCGAACGTGAGTGATGTCAATGATTCTCTGAAGTGGCCAAGCTCCTCATATAAATCCTGGAGTGCCTCGTAGATAGCGTGATTTTTGGAATGATAGTAAGTGACCATTTCAGCAGTCATGAGCGCCGTTTGAACGGCGTCTTTGTCACGAGCGAAATCACCAATAAGGAAACCATAGCTTTCTTCGTAGCCAAATAGGAATGTATAGGCTTTAGTAGTAGCGAATTCCTCAATTTTTTCAGAAATGAACTTAAATCCAGTTAATGTGTCGAGCATTTGCACGCCGAACTTTGTGGCGACTGCACGCCCGAATTCGGATGTGACAATTGTTTTCAAGGCGATTCCGTTCGTGGGAAGTTCGCCTTTTTTTTGTTTCTGCATGAGGATGTAATGCAGCAGAAGCGCACCCAGTTGGTTGCCATTGAGCAGTTCGTATTCACCGTCTTGCTTTCGAATCGCTACGCCAAGACGATCAGCGTCTGGATCAGTGGCTAATAGTAAGTCTGCTTTCGTTTCATGACCAAGCGCAATCGCCAATTCAAATGCACTTCGTTCTTCTGGGTTAGGATAAAGCACTGTTGGAAACGCAGAATTTGGGGCCGCTTGCTCTTGAACAACAGTGACGTTATCAAATCCGAACGCCCGGAGTCCGTTGGTAACAGGGACAAGACCTGCTCCATGCAGTGGGGTAAAAACGATGGTTACATCTTGTCCATGTGTAGTTAACATGGGGATGTCCTCGCGTAATGTCAGCAGACATCTTTCATAAGCTGCATCAATCTCTTCCGATACATAGATTAATTGTCCACTTGCTACAAGTTCGGCTGCATCCCCTGTACGAATTGCAAAAGGATTTTGGAGTGTTTCAATAAATTGTGTCATCTTGTCTGAAGGTATAGGAGGTAGCTGTCCTCCGTCTTCCCCGTAGATTTTAATGCCATTATAGGTTGCTGGATTATGGCTTGCGGTAATAACGACACCCGCATAGGCTTGTAGATGTCTAATGGCAAAAGATAACTCGGGCGTCGGACGACTTTCTTTAAACAGAAACACCTGGATGCCGTGTTTGCCAATGGTTTTTGCTGTTTCAAGTGCAAATTCCTTGGAGAAATGCCTGGTGTCATAAGCGATAACAACACCCCGCCGCATGGCTTCCTCGCCATCTGCCAAAATGAGAAGAGCAAGCCCTTCCGCAATACGGCGAATGGTATAGATGTTCATCCGATTCGTTCCAGCCCCAAGTAAGCCTCGCATGCCACCCGTTCCAAAAGAGAGATGCTGATAAAACCGATCTTCGATTTCATGGTAATTTCCGTCAATTTCTACTAACTCTTGCTTGAGGTGTACAGCTAATGAAGGTTCATCTTTCCACTGTCCATACAGATCTAACACATTGTTCAAAAAAACACCCCCACTATCATCAGTCTACGTAACTGAATTCGATAGGGAGGGGGCTTTATCCTTGTTTATAGTACATAAATTCCTTCATTTGGAATTAAACTAGCATATTCATATTTACTTTTTCTTCTTCGGATA from Sporosarcina sp. FSL K6-1522 includes the following:
- a CDS encoding phospho-sugar mutase, with the translated sequence MLDLYGQWKDEPSLAVHLKQELVEIDGNYHEIEDRFYQHLSFGTGGMRGLLGAGTNRMNIYTIRRIAEGLALLILADGEEAMRRGVVIAYDTRHFSKEFALETAKTIGKHGIQVFLFKESRPTPELSFAIRHLQAYAGVVITASHNPATYNGIKIYGEDGGQLPPIPSDKMTQFIETLQNPFAIRTGDAAELVASGQLIYVSEEIDAAYERCLLTLREDIPMLTTHGQDVTIVFTPLHGAGLVPVTNGLRAFGFDNVTVVQEQAAPNSAFPTVLYPNPEERSAFELAIALGHETKADLLLATDPDADRLGVAIRKQDGEYELLNGNQLGALLLHYILMQKQKKGELPTNGIALKTIVTSEFGRAVATKFGVQMLDTLTGFKFISEKIEEFATTKAYTFLFGYEESYGFLIGDFARDKDAVQTALMTAEMVTYYHSKNHAIYEALQDLYEELGHFRESLTSLTFEGKQGQQKIEQLMRTFRTHPPQSIAGISVIAIEDYQLRTRRFSSGVVEPLTLPEADVLKLLLEDDSWICIRPSGTEPKCKFYFGVRKDDAASAEATLQMIEQDIMESIQVLN